The Corynebacterium confusum genome has a window encoding:
- a CDS encoding glutaminase — MKTPIPFYLEEILDKVRYSDGGAVADYIPELADANPSYLAAAMCTTTGNVYSAGDKEERFTIQSISKPFVYALALQELGLDAVREIVGMEPSGEAFNELSLNAEDHRPVNPMINAGAIAVTQLINGVDSTVDERVERIRSYMSRLAGRELGMDERVCGSELEHSDRNLSLAHMLRNYGIIKDEAPDAVTTYIRQCSLLVDVRDLAVMSATLANGGHQPVTGEKILDTDVCRLTLSVMSSAGMYDGAGRWMAEVGIPAKSGVAGGLLGTLPGQLGIATFSPRLNKEGNSVRGVEAFKLVSRDMGLHLMSTEERYGIAPIRDIHEEEDTYVFRLQGQINFNAAETILYELADQDFDNEAVVLDMSGVTGSNRMGRRMLKEGLRRLRESGHDIGVVDPDNRMTDLKMSDGTEVPVHDMEDYEIAGEEI, encoded by the coding sequence GTGAAAACTCCGATCCCTTTTTACCTCGAAGAAATCCTCGACAAAGTGCGCTACTCCGACGGCGGCGCCGTCGCGGACTATATCCCCGAGCTGGCCGACGCCAACCCGTCCTACCTGGCCGCGGCCATGTGCACGACCACGGGCAACGTCTACAGCGCCGGGGACAAAGAGGAGCGCTTTACCATCCAGTCCATCTCCAAGCCTTTCGTCTACGCGCTCGCGCTGCAGGAGCTGGGCCTAGACGCGGTGCGCGAAATCGTCGGCATGGAGCCCTCCGGAGAGGCCTTCAACGAGCTGTCCCTGAACGCCGAGGATCACCGGCCGGTCAACCCGATGATCAACGCGGGCGCCATCGCCGTCACACAGCTGATTAACGGCGTGGATTCGACTGTCGACGAGCGCGTCGAGCGCATCCGGTCCTATATGTCGCGCCTGGCCGGTCGGGAGCTGGGCATGGACGAGCGCGTGTGCGGCTCCGAGCTGGAGCACTCCGATCGCAACCTGTCCCTGGCACACATGCTGCGCAACTACGGCATCATCAAGGACGAAGCGCCCGATGCCGTGACCACCTACATCCGCCAGTGCTCCCTCCTGGTCGACGTGCGGGACCTGGCCGTGATGTCGGCTACGCTGGCCAACGGCGGCCACCAGCCGGTCACCGGCGAGAAGATCCTGGACACGGACGTGTGCCGCCTGACGCTGTCGGTGATGAGTTCGGCAGGCATGTACGACGGCGCCGGCCGCTGGATGGCCGAGGTCGGCATCCCCGCCAAGTCGGGCGTGGCCGGCGGGCTTCTCGGTACGCTGCCGGGCCAGTTGGGTATCGCGACGTTCTCGCCGCGGCTGAACAAGGAAGGCAACAGCGTGCGCGGCGTGGAGGCCTTCAAGCTGGTCTCCCGTGACATGGGCCTGCACCTGATGTCGACGGAGGAGCGCTACGGTATCGCTCCCATTCGTGATATCCACGAGGAAGAGGACACCTACGTCTTCCGCCTGCAGGGGCAGATCAACTTCAACGCGGCGGAGACCATCCTCTACGAGCTGGCCGACCAGGACTTCGACAACGAGGCCGTGGTGCTGGATATGTCCGGCGTGACTGGGTCGAACCGCATGGGGCGGCGCATGCTGAAGGAGGGCTTGCGCCGCCTGCGCGAGTCCGGTCACGACATCGGCGTGGTGGATCCGGACAACCGGATGACCGACCTGAAGATGTCCGACGGTACCGAGGTCCCTGTCCACGACATGGAGGATTACGAGATCGCCGGCGAGGAGATCTAG
- a CDS encoding isochorismatase family protein, with translation MTTHADALLVVDVQHDFCPGGALGTERGNLVAEGIAGVIANYPAVVATLDWHIDPAGHFSDNPDFVDTWPVHCLADSEGARLHPALPQEDIDEFFYKGAYTAAYSGFEGASQAGTSLADYLRGRGIERVDIVGIATDHCVRATALDALREGFDVTVRQDLCSPVSEDAAQATFAELRAAGAELA, from the coding sequence ATGACTACGCACGCCGATGCCCTCCTCGTCGTCGACGTCCAGCACGACTTCTGCCCCGGCGGCGCGCTCGGCACTGAGCGCGGCAACCTGGTGGCAGAGGGCATCGCTGGCGTTATTGCCAATTATCCCGCGGTGGTGGCCACCCTGGACTGGCACATCGACCCGGCCGGGCACTTTTCTGACAACCCCGACTTCGTCGACACGTGGCCGGTGCACTGCCTGGCCGACAGCGAGGGCGCCCGGCTGCACCCGGCGCTGCCGCAGGAGGACATCGACGAGTTTTTCTACAAGGGCGCCTACACCGCCGCCTATTCCGGTTTCGAGGGCGCCAGCCAAGCGGGCACGTCTCTGGCAGACTACCTGCGCGGCCGTGGGATTGAGCGCGTGGACATCGTGGGCATCGCCACCGATCACTGCGTGCGCGCCACGGCCCTCGATGCCCTCCGCGAAGGCTTTGACGTCACCGTGCGCCAGGACCTGTGCTCGCCGGTGAGCGAGGACGCCGCGCAGGCGACCTTCGCCGAGCTGCGCGCCGCCGGGGCCGAGCTGGCCTAA
- a CDS encoding HNH endonuclease signature motif containing protein, whose translation MRVTHALEASIRSRADGITYLSLAHDLDYDTLVSWGEDPQSARTLLGLRDLFFSTASFSAQRAATRDAASDTGHSYAALLAIYSQVKRLKRQSDAVSLLLELARTPGDAKKLRSLGRKRVNDIQPRPPARPGVKVTRRSDGTATLSITASSLDIADLHAHIKTVEDARAVFEGGAERPQITTNVVIQLDEFVQLLNGEGQDVELQLTNGGRLTGAELVGRILSDYGYVGLFHPVHGPLNLYRSKRLATWKQRHLAMLENPTCAWPDCRAPAEDCQVHHLRAWSAGGHTDADNLATLCRYHNSVNDDSPARSRRGRLVRRHGRVVWTPPRRE comes from the coding sequence GTGAGGGTCACGCACGCACTCGAAGCCTCCATCAGAAGCCGCGCCGACGGCATCACGTATCTGTCTCTTGCCCACGACCTCGACTACGACACCCTTGTAAGCTGGGGCGAAGACCCCCAGTCCGCCCGCACGCTGCTGGGCCTGCGCGATCTGTTCTTTAGCACCGCGTCCTTTTCCGCCCAGCGCGCCGCGACCCGCGATGCCGCCTCCGACACCGGCCACAGCTACGCCGCGCTGCTGGCCATCTACAGCCAGGTCAAGCGCCTCAAGCGGCAGTCCGATGCCGTCAGCCTCCTCTTGGAGCTCGCCCGCACCCCGGGCGACGCGAAGAAGCTGCGCTCACTGGGGCGCAAGCGCGTGAATGACATCCAGCCGCGGCCGCCGGCGCGCCCCGGCGTAAAAGTCACCCGCCGCAGCGACGGGACGGCGACGCTGTCGATAACGGCCTCCTCGCTGGACATCGCGGACCTGCACGCGCACATCAAGACCGTCGAGGATGCCCGCGCCGTCTTCGAGGGCGGGGCCGAGCGCCCGCAGATCACCACCAACGTCGTCATCCAGCTGGACGAGTTCGTGCAACTGCTCAACGGCGAAGGCCAGGATGTCGAGCTGCAGCTGACCAACGGCGGGCGGCTAACCGGGGCGGAGCTGGTCGGGCGCATCTTGAGCGACTACGGCTACGTCGGGCTCTTCCACCCAGTGCACGGTCCGCTGAACCTGTACCGCAGCAAGAGGCTGGCCACGTGGAAGCAGCGCCACCTGGCGATGCTGGAAAACCCCACCTGCGCATGGCCCGACTGCCGAGCGCCGGCCGAGGACTGCCAGGTCCACCACCTGCGCGCCTGGTCCGCGGGCGGGCACACCGACGCCGACAACCTCGCCACGTTGTGCCGCTACCACAACTCCGTCAACGACGACTCCCCCGCCCGCTCCCGCCGCGGCCGGCTGGTCCGGCGCCACGGGCGCGTGGTCTGGACCCCGCCCCGCCGGGAATGA
- a CDS encoding DUF3618 domain-containing protein — MARSIEDIQRDIERTRRQLAGTLDELADRSRPQNLANDAKSAAQDKLQDKNVQIALAGVAAVVVGGIAFAVFRSRRRSSDIKELQRLLAQRK; from the coding sequence GTGGCACGCAGTATTGAGGACATCCAGCGCGACATCGAGCGCACCCGTCGCCAACTGGCCGGCACCTTGGACGAGCTGGCCGACCGCAGCCGCCCGCAGAACCTGGCTAACGATGCCAAGTCTGCCGCCCAGGACAAGCTCCAGGACAAGAACGTTCAGATCGCTCTGGCCGGCGTGGCCGCCGTCGTCGTCGGCGGGATCGCCTTCGCGGTCTTCCGTTCCCGTCGCCGTTCCAGCGACATCAAGGAACTGCAGCGCCTGCTCGCGCAGCGCAAGTAA
- the bcp gene encoding thioredoxin-dependent thiol peroxidase: MTDQQRLEVGDTAPAFSLRDDQGNTVSLSDFAGQQVLVYFYPRANTPGCTKEACDFRDSLEELNDRRIAVVGISPDTPEKLAKFRADHDLNFPLLSDPDKEIMTAYGAFGEKKNYGKVVQGVIRSTFLVNAEGKIALAKYNVKATGHVARISKELDA, translated from the coding sequence ATGACTGACCAACAGCGTTTAGAAGTAGGCGACACCGCCCCCGCGTTCTCCTTACGCGACGACCAAGGCAACACCGTCAGCCTGAGTGATTTCGCCGGCCAGCAGGTCCTGGTTTATTTCTACCCGCGGGCCAACACCCCGGGCTGCACCAAGGAGGCCTGCGATTTCCGCGACTCTTTGGAGGAACTGAACGACCGACGCATCGCCGTCGTGGGCATTTCCCCGGATACCCCGGAGAAGCTGGCGAAGTTCCGCGCCGATCACGACCTGAATTTCCCGCTGCTGTCCGACCCGGACAAGGAGATCATGACGGCCTACGGCGCGTTCGGCGAGAAGAAGAACTACGGCAAGGTCGTCCAGGGCGTTATCCGCTCCACGTTCTTGGTGAACGCCGAGGGCAAGATCGCCCTGGCTAAGTACAACGTCAAGGCCACCGGCCACGTGGCCCGTATCAGCAAAGAACTAGACGCCTAA
- a CDS encoding TetR/AcrR family transcriptional regulator codes for MSTPSTNNPKTEANEQAGTAELLVPRRRPAQARSRERFNRILQAARSVLVDQGFESFTFDEVARRAEVPIGTLYQFFANKYVLVCELDRQDTAENLAQIQRFSEHVPALQWPDFLDEFIDHLASMWRKDPSRRAVWHAVQSTPATRATVAATEREILEPLADILAPLATGMDYEERIELAGFLVHTVVSLLNYAIRTEDADSFASVVGEVKRMLVAYLFSVATT; via the coding sequence ATGAGCACACCCTCCACCAACAATCCCAAGACCGAAGCGAACGAGCAGGCGGGCACGGCCGAGCTCCTGGTCCCGCGCCGGCGGCCGGCGCAGGCCCGCAGCCGCGAGCGGTTCAACCGGATTCTGCAGGCCGCACGCAGCGTGCTCGTGGACCAAGGCTTTGAGTCTTTCACCTTCGACGAGGTCGCGCGCCGCGCCGAGGTGCCGATTGGCACCTTGTACCAGTTCTTCGCCAACAAATACGTCCTCGTCTGCGAGCTGGACCGCCAGGACACCGCCGAGAACCTGGCGCAGATCCAGCGCTTTTCCGAGCACGTCCCGGCGCTGCAGTGGCCGGACTTCCTCGACGAGTTCATCGACCATTTGGCCTCGATGTGGCGCAAGGACCCGTCCCGGCGGGCCGTCTGGCACGCCGTCCAGTCCACGCCGGCCACCCGCGCGACCGTTGCGGCCACCGAGCGCGAAATCCTAGAGCCGCTCGCGGATATCCTCGCCCCGCTGGCTACCGGCATGGACTACGAGGAGCGCATCGAACTGGCCGGCTTCCTAGTCCACACGGTGGTCTCCCTGCTCAACTACGCCATCCGCACCGAGGACGCCGACAGCTTCGCCTCCGTCGTCGGCGAGGTCAAGCGCATGCTCGTGGCCTACCTCTTCTCCGTGGCCACGACCTAG
- the acpS gene encoding holo-ACP synthase AcpS — MFAVGTDIVHIPGFAEQLGREGTTFERVFSALEQRVATTRPRRVEHLAGRWAAKEAFIKAWSQALYGRPPRLAEHEVDWAEVSVQPDAWGRVCLHVTGQVRTAIDASLPGWQANLSISHDGDYAVATVILSC, encoded by the coding sequence ATGTTCGCGGTCGGCACCGACATCGTCCACATCCCCGGCTTTGCCGAGCAGCTGGGGCGGGAAGGCACCACCTTCGAGCGGGTCTTTTCCGCCCTCGAGCAGCGCGTGGCCACAACCAGGCCGCGCCGGGTCGAGCACCTGGCGGGGCGCTGGGCGGCCAAGGAGGCCTTCATCAAGGCGTGGTCGCAGGCGCTCTACGGGCGCCCGCCGCGGCTGGCGGAACACGAGGTCGACTGGGCCGAGGTCAGCGTCCAGCCGGACGCGTGGGGCAGGGTCTGCCTGCACGTGACCGGCCAGGTCCGCACGGCTATCGATGCCTCTCTCCCCGGCTGGCAGGCCAACCTCAGCATCTCCCACGACGGCGACTACGCGGTCGCGACGGTGATTCTTTCCTGCTAG